The sequence below is a genomic window from Vicinamibacteria bacterium.
ATGGGCTGAGTCTCACTCGGCTGCAAGAACGACGCGAGGCCACGGGACCATTTCTCGAGAACTTCGTCGCCATGGAGCTTCGCAAGCAGTCAACCTGGAGCGAGCGCCGGGTCTCGGTGTTTCACTTCCGCGCGCTCAAGGGCGACGAAGTGGATCTCGTGCTCGAGGATGCGGCGGGCGAGGTCGTCGGCATCGAGGTGAAAGCCGGCGCCTCGGTGACCTCATCCGATTTCAAGGGACTCCGATTCATGAAAGATGCATTAGGCGTGCGCTTCCGTCGCGGCATCGTCCTGTATATGGGCGAACAGTCGGTGCCGTTCGGAGAGAAGCTCGTAGCGCTTCCGGTGAACGCGCTGTGGGAGGTTTCCGCGAAACCGAAACGGTGAGCTGAATCGAGCTACGTACGTCGGCTTTTCGCGACGCCGAGCTCGATTTCGCGCGATTTGCGATCGTAGCTTGCCGCTGAGCGCGCGAGTCGTTCTGTCCTCTTCCCGAAACGTTATGAGTACGACGTCGAAACGATCTACGCCCCAGTCGATGCCGCTTTCCGGAAACCGCGAGCTCATCACCCAGCAGCGCATCGACCTGCTCTTGTCGTGGCGGAATTCGGGTTTTCACGTTCACAACCGAACCACCGTCTATCCCTCCGACTCCGAGGGGCTCCACAAGCTTGCCTGCTATTCCATGCGGCCCCCGGTGAACCTCTCCTGCCTTCGCTACCACCGGGACTCCCAGCACTTCCTCTACCAGCCCAAAGCAGGACAAGTGGAGCTCGCATCCCTCTCTGTTTGCAGCTCAGCGTCAACAACCGTTCCGCACCACATGTGTCGCACTGATCCGGGCGAAACCTGATTCCGCGACGCCACAATCAAGGTAGCGGGCCACCACGGTGTCGACGAACCCACGCCAGAAGCCGTACTTTTTCTCGAAGCGGTCCTCCCAC
It includes:
- a CDS encoding DUF4143 domain-containing protein, whose amino-acid sequence is GLSLTRLQERREATGPFLENFVAMELRKQSTWSERRVSVFHFRALKGDEVDLVLEDAAGEVVGIEVKAGASVTSSDFKGLRFMKDALGVRFRRGIVLYMGEQSVPFGEKLVALPVNALWEVSAKPKR